In Monodelphis domestica isolate mMonDom1 chromosome 4, mMonDom1.pri, whole genome shotgun sequence, one DNA window encodes the following:
- the POU2F2 gene encoding LOW QUALITY PROTEIN: POU domain, class 2, transcription factor 2 (The sequence of the model RefSeq protein was modified relative to this genomic sequence to represent the inferred CDS: inserted 2 bases in 2 codons; deleted 2 bases in 1 codon) — MAETAAPTDGARGSHLAWLGGLNKRSPLLLLPKRVLGLPPGFPGFLQVREIRMSKPLEPEKPGLDSQSEHTDTETNGPDSNHQNPQNKASSFSLSPTGPSTKIKAEDSGGDPAPVAPPPPPPAQPHLPQAQLMLAGGQLAGLTALMPTQQQLLLQQAQAQLLAAAVQQSNAAAAANAAAAAAAAPSGGGDLPPQPPASQPPATPQLTLSQPIQLTAQDIQQLLQLQQLVLVPGHHLQSPAQFLLPQTQQGQPGLLPTPNLFQLPQQSQGALLTSQPRAGLPTQTVTRPTLPDPHLSHSQPTKCLEPPSHPEEPSDLEELEQFARTFKQRRIKLGFTQGDVGLAMGKLYGNDFSQTTISRFEALNLSFKNMCKLKPLLEKWLNDAETMSVDSSLPSPNQLTNPSLGFDGLPGRRRKKRTSIETNVRFALEKSFLANQKPTSEEILLIAEQLHMEKEVIRVWFCNRRQKEKRINPCSAAPMLPSPGKPAAYSPHLGPGVTPQGAGGTLPLSPPSSSLSTTVTTLSSAVGTLHPSRTPGGGSSGGGAVTPLNSIPSITPPPPATTNSTNPSPQGSHAAAIGLSGLNPSTGSTMVGLSSGLSPALMGNNPLATIQALASGGTLPLTSLDASGNLVLGAAGGPPGSPGIVTSPLFLNHAGLPLLSXPPGVGLVSAAAAAVAASISTKSPASPPPRPRSSSSSSSSSSSSSSSSCIETAAQXPGGPEAGAKSE; from the exons GGTCCTGGGGCTGCCACCCGGATTCCCCGGCTTCCTTCAAGTCCGAG AAATAAGAATGTCTAAGCCCCTGGAGCCGGAGAAGCCAGGTTTGGACTCTCAGTCAGAGCACACAG ATACAGAAACCAATGGACCAGACTCAAACCATCAG AACCCCCAGAATAAGGCCTCCTCGTTTTCCTTGTCCCCGACGGGTCCCAGCACTAAG ATCAAGGCTGAAGACTCCGGCGGCGACCCGGCCCCTGTGGCCCCCCCGCCGCCGCCCCCCGCCCAGCCCCATCTGCCCCAGGCCCAGCTCATGTTGGCTGGCGGTCAGCTGGCTGGG CTCACGGCCCTGATGCCCACCCAGCAGCAGCTCCTCTTGCAGCAGGCTCAGGCCCAGCTCCTGGCGGCGGCCGTCCAGCAGTCCaacgccgccgccgccgccaatgccgccgccgccgccgccgccgccccttCTGGGGGGGGCGACCTGCCGCCGCAGCCCCCCGCAAGCCAGCCCCCGGCGACCCCCCAGCTCACCCTGTCCCAGCCCATCCAGCTCACGGCCCAG gacATCCAGCAGCTCCTTCAGCTCCAGCAGCTCGTCCTTGTCCCCGGGCACCACCTCCAGTCACCTGCACAGTTCTTGCTGCCACAAACCCAACAGGGTCAGCCAG GCCTGCTCCCAACACCAAATCTGTTCCAGCTACCTCAGCAAAGCCAGGGAGCCCTCCTGACCTCCCAGCCCCGGGCCGGGCTCCCTACCCAG ACAGTGACCCGACCCACGCTGCCCGATCCTCACCTCTCGCACTCGCAGCCCACCAAATGCCTGGAGCCGCCCTCCCACCCTGAGGAGCCCAGCGACCTTGAGGAGCTGGAACAGTTTGCTCGAACCTTCAAACAGAGGAGAATCAAGCTGGGTTTCACTCAG GGCGACGTGGGCCTGGCCATGGGCAAGTTGTACGGCAACGACTTCAGCCAGACGACCATCTCGCGCTTTGAGGCGCTCAACCTTAGCTTTAAGAACATGTGCAAACTGAAGCCCCTTTTGGAAAAATGGCTCAACGATGCCG AGACCATGTCTGTGGACTCCAGCCTGCCCAGTCCTAACCAGCTGACCAATCCCAGCCTGGGCTTCGATGGGCTCCCAGGCCGGCGGCGCAAGAAGAGGACAAGCATTGAGACGAATGTCCGCTTCGCCTTAGAGAAGAGCTTTCTAGCG AACCAGAAGCCTACCTCAGAGGAGATCCTGCTGATTGCGGAACAGCTGCACATGGAGAAGGAGGTGATCCGTGTCTGGTTCTGCAACCGGCgccaaaaggagaagagaattaaCCCCTGCAGCGCTGCCCCCATGCTTCCCAGCCCGGGCAAGCCAGCGGCCTACAGCCCCCACCTCGGGCCTGGG GTCACACCTCAGGGGGCTGGGGGGACCCTGCCATTGTCCCCGCCTTCCAGCAGTCTGAGCACAACAG TTACTACCTTGTCCTCAGCTGTGGGGACCCTCCACCCCAGTCGGACACCTGGAGGGGGCAGCAGTGGGGGTGGGGCCGTGACCCCCCTCAACTCTATCCCCTCCATCACCCCCCCACCGCCTGCCACCACCAACAGCACAAACCCCAGCCCCCAAGGCAGCCATGCGGCGGCCATCGGCCTGTCAGGCCTGAACCCCAGCACAGG AAGCACAATGGTGGGGCTGAGCTCGGGGTTGAGTCCGGCTCTCATGGGCAACAACCCTTTGGCCACCATTCAAG CCCTGGCCTCTGGTGGAACTCTCCCCCTTACCAGCCTTGACGCCAGCGGGAACCTGGTCCTGGGGGCAGCCGGGGGCCCCCCGGGGAGTCCAGGCATCGTGACCTCACCGCTCTTCCTGAACCATGCCGGGCTGCCCCTGCTCA GCCCCCCCGGGGTGGGCCTCGTATCGGCAGCCGCGGCCGCCGTGGCAGCCTCCATCTCCACCAAGTCCCCAGcctctcctcctcctcgtcctcgt tcctcctcttcctcctcttcttcctcttcctcctcctcctcctcctcttgcaTCGAGACAGCAGCAC ACCCCGGAGGGCCTGAGGCAGGGGCCAAATCGGAATGA